Genomic DNA from Taurinivorans muris:
CAAGCCTGTGATCGGCGTTATGGAAGTCGACCCGAGCATGGTCTGCAAATACGGCATTGTGGCGGGCAATAAACGTCCGGACGGTATTATTGAAATCACGGATATGGTGGAAAAGCCGAAAGTGGGGGAGGCGCCTTCCAATATGGCGATTATCGGGCGTTATGTTTTGCCTCCGGAAATTTTTGATTATTTGGAAAATGCGAAACCCGGGCACGGAGGGGAAATTCAGCTGACCGACGCTTTGAATTTGCTGGCGAAAGAAAGGGGCATGCTTGCCGTTCCTGTGAAAGGAAGGCGTTTTGATGCCGGCGATTTGCTCGACTTTTTGTCTGTCAATATGTATTTCGCTTTGCATGACGGGAATATGAAAGACGCAATGAAAAAGCGTTTGCAAAGTCTTCTTCAGGAATTTGAATAACAGGAGAACATATGGCTTTAAGTATCGGTATTGTCGGACTTCCGAATGTTGGAAAATCAACGCTGTTCAATGCTCTGACAAAGGCGCAGAACGCTCAGGCGGCTAATTATCCTTTTTGCACCATTGAGCCCAACAAGGCTACGGTTTCCGTTCCGGACAAACGCCTGGAAGCTTTGGCGGAATTGGTGAACCCGCAGAAAATCATTCATGCGACCGTTGATTTTATCGACATTGCGGGATTGGTGAAAGGGGCGAGCAAAGGTGAAGGTCTAGGCAATCAATTTTTAGCCAATATTCGTGAATGTGCGGCGATTTTACATGTTGTGCGCTGTTTTGAAGATGAGAACATCACCCATGTGGACGGTTCGGTCAATCCTCTCCGCGATGCGGAAACCATTGAAACGGAACTTATTATTGCCGATATCCAAACCGTGACAAGAAAAATCGAGCGCCTTGCGAAACAGGTGAAAGCGGATAAGGAAGCCGGAAAAAGTTTGGAAGAATGCAAACGTCTTGCGGACTTTCTGAATGAGGGCAATAAGGCGAGCCAATTCGACATTCCGGAACATAATGAGCATTTCAAACAAGTTTGGCATGAACTGAGCCTTTTGACAGCGAAAAAAATGATTTATTGCGCCAATGTGGACGAAGAAGGGCTTGAAGAAGAATCCGCGCATGTGAAAGCTTTGAAAGAAGCCGCTCAAAAACAAGGCTGTGAAGCTGTGGTCGTTTGCGCGAATTTAGAGGCGGAACTGCAGGGGCTTTCAGCTGAAGAACAGGCGGAAATGCTGAGTTCCTACGGAATTTCGGAAAGCTCCCTTGTCAACGTTGTCCGCACGGGATATCGTACGCTCGGGCTTTGCAGTTATTTTACGGCAGGTCCGCAGGAAGTGCGGGCATGGACGTTTAAGCAAGGCTGGAAAGCTCCCCAATGCGCGGGTGTCATTCACACGGATTTTGAAAAGGGTTTTATTCGGGCGGAAGTGATTTCCTATGCCGATTATGTGAAGTTTAAATCCGAAGCTGCCTGCAGAAGTGCGGGCGTATTGCGGGTTGAGGGCAAAGAGTATGCCGTGCAGGACGGCGACGTCATGCATTTTCTCTTCAATGTTTAACCGCATGGTTTTTTGATAAGGGGAGCTGTTGTGAATTTTACGGAAAAAGAACGCAAGGTCCTGAGCATTGTGCAGTCGGATTTGCCTGATACGCTGACTCCCTATGCGGATATTGCAAAGGAAGCCGGGCTTTGCGAAGAGGAAGTGCTCGCCCTTTTGCAAAGGCTTAAAGAGGACGGCACCATACGCCGTTTCGGCGCAAGCATAAAACATCAGAAAACAGGGTATAACCATAATGCTATGGTGGCATGGAAAATCGACGAGGACAACGTTGACGGGGCGGCAAAGTATGCGGCGCAAAGTTCACGCATTTCGCACTGTTATTACCGTCCAAGTTCCGCTCCTGATTGGCAGTATACGTTTTTTACCATGATACACGGCAGAACCATGCAGGAATGTTACGATGTCGTTGAAGAACTGCGTCAAAACACTTGTCTTGACGAATATGCGGTTTTGGAAAGCATTAAAGAATTGAAAAAAATCTCCATGACGTATTTTGATGATTAAAAAGGAAACGGTATGAATATTGAAAGATCAGAAGAACTCTTTGCAAAAGCGAACAAACTTATTCCCGGAGGGGTGAACAGCCCCGTGCGTGCGTGCCGCAACGTGCATTGCGCCCCTTTGTTTATCGAGTCTGCAAAAGGTTCGCATATCAGAACTGTTGACGGTATGGATTTTATTGATTTTATCGGCTCATGGGGACCCATGCTTTTGGGGCATGCCCATGCGGACGTGGACAAAGCCGTCTGCGAGGCGGCGAAACGCGGCACAAGTTACGGCGCCCCCACGGAAATAGAAGTTTTGCTTGCGGAGAAAGTCTGCAAAGCTCTTCCGTCCTGCGATATGGTGCGCATGGTCAATTCCGGCACGGAGGCGACAATGAGCGCCCTGCGTCTTGCCCGTGCCGTGACAGGCAGGAATAAATTGGTGAAAATCATTGGCGGCTACCACGGGCACGGCGATGCGTTTTTGGCAAGCGCCGGTTCCGGGCTTGCGACGTTTTCAATTCCCGGAACGCCAGGAGTTCCGGAATCGACCGTGCAGGACACTCTGCTTGTGCCTTACAACGATTTGGAGGCGGCTAAGGAAATTTTTGAGAAATACGGCAATGAGATCGCCGCGTTTTTTGTGGAGCCTTGTGCCGGCAATATGGGACTTGTTTTGCCAGTCGCCGGGTACTTGCAGGGTTTGCGTGATCTTTGCACAAAATACGGGGCTCTGCTTGTTTTTGATGAAGTCATTACCGGTTTCAGGGTATCCTATCAGGGAGCTCAGGGACGGTTCGGCGTTATGCCTGATTTGACCACCATGGGCAAAATCATTGGCGGTGGTTTGCCAGTCGGCGCTTATGGCGGCAAGGCGGAATATATGCAGCGCATTGCTCCTGCGGGTGATGTGTATCAGGCGGGAACGCTTTCAGGCAATCCGCTTGCCATGGCGGCAGGTCTTGCGACTTTGGATATTCTTGAAAAAGCCGATTATGCAGGGTTGGAACAGCGCGTGCTCGCTTTTGTGAAAGAGCTTGCGGGTATTTTGGAGAAAAAAGGATTAAGTGTGCAATATCAGCATATTGCTTCTATGTTTACACTTTTCTTTACGGATAAGCCTGTACGCAATTTTGCTGATGTCGAAAACGCTTCCACGGCAATTTTTGAAAGCTATTATAAGCAAATGCGTGAAATGGGCATTTTTCTTTCCCCTTCCGCGTTTGAAACCGCAATGGTTTCTTTCGCCCATACCGACGATGATTTCAATAAGACCCTTGATTGCGCAAAGAAATTGAAATTTTAAATCTTATAAACAACACTCATGAAAAAAGACAAGCTGCTGCTTGTCTTTTTTTTGGCATTGTCCGCCCTTATCTGTTCCGTATAAGTGTGAGGGGGAGCAGGAGGAGGAAAGACGATAAATAAAGAGCTACTGTTTCCCATGCGTTATCAATCGTAAAAACTATCGTCTTCGGGATGTATGGCTGTGCCCATCAAAATACCGTGCTGCCGCAGCCGTTCGGCGTCGGTTTTGGCGACAAAGATGGTTTTTCCCTGTGAGTCGCATTCGGCATAATACATTGCGGTCGCAACCGTTCCCGGCGTCGGAATAAAGCATTGCACCTGCCTTGGCTTCCAATTTCTTTCTTTGAGCCAAGAGGCGAGTTCCCTCATGTTCTCATCGGTGCACCCCGGAAACCCGCTTAAAAGGTATGGAATAACATATTGTTCCTTATTGATTTTTTTGCAGTACCCATAAAACGCCTGTAAAAACGTTTCAAATTTGTCCATGCCGGGTTTACGCATAAGCTTTAGCACGTTTTCAGAACAATGTTCAGGGGCGACTTTGAGCTGTCCTCCCGTAAATTCTCCGGCATAGCTTTCAAGAGCTTTTTTTTGGGTCAGAGCTAAATCGAAACGCACGCCGCTTGCGATACGCACATTTTTAATGTTGCTGATTTTTTTAACTTTTCTGAGCAAAGCAAGATGTTTTTCTTGGTCGACAAGAAAATGGGGGCAAAGATCGGGGGTCAGGCAGGAAGCACGTCCGCACTTGAAATTTTTGCCTTGCGTTTTTGCTTTTTCTTCCAAGGCGCAGGAGGCTTGCCACATATTGGCGGACGGTCCGCCTATGTCGCTGATTGAACCGTCGAAGCCCTTGGAACCGGCAATATTCCGCGCTTCATCAAGCAGGGATTTTTCGCTGCGGGAAGCGATTTTTCTGCCCTGGTGCAAAGCGAGGGAGCAAAAGGAACATCCTCCTCCGCAGCCTCTGTGGCTCGTCATGCTTGTTTTCATCATGCTTTCGGCGGGGATTTTTCCTTGATAGCGGGGGTGGGCTTTGCGCTGGAAAGGAAGCGCATAGAGCAGATCCAGCTCTTCCGTGCCGAGCCTTCGTGCTGGCTTTTCAACCAGCACGGCTCTGTCCCTGTCAAAAGCTTGAACAAGGCAATGGTCTGCATGGTGGATATGCTTTTCGCTCTCAAGCGTCGCTTCCAACAATAATTTGGGAGAATGCAGAATGTCATCGTGAGAGGGCAGAATAACGGTGTTTTCAGGTAAGCGGACAATCTCTTCCGTTTTGATTATCCGGCATGTTCCGTCAATATTTTTGAGAACCTGCTGCCACGGCTTTTTGTCCTTGGCTTTTTGCAGCACGGGGCTGTCCCAGGAAAGTTCGGGGTGTTTCTGGTAAAAATCACGAAGTCTGACGGCGATTTCAAGCAGGGCTTTCTCGCCCATTCCGTAAACAGCCAAATCGAGTTTTGCGTCCGCAAGGATTGATTTTCTGAGGCTGTCAGACCAAAAATCATAATGGCTGAGCCTGCGCAGGCTTGCCTCAATCCCCCCCGCTATAACCGGAAGGTATGGAAATGCCTGTTTTATAAGGGAAGTGTAAACGGTCACGGCTCTATTCGGTCTTGCTCCGCATTGTCCGTTCGGGGTATAGGCGTCATCATGGCGTTTTTTGCGAAAGGCTGTGTAATGGGCGAGCATGCTGTCCACGGCACCTGCGCTGATGCCGGCAAAAAGACGGGGGCGTCCCATCGCTTGGATTTTTTCGATGATTGCGGGGTCTTTCCAGTCGGGTTGGGTGATAATGCCGACTTTGAAGCCGTAATGCTCCAGATAGCGCCCAAGCAAAGCCGCCGCGAAAGCGGGATGGTCAATATACGCGTCACCGGAAACAAGCAAAATGTCCAGCTCGTCCCAACCTTTCAAGCGCATGTCTTCACGGCACAAAGGAAGGAATTTTTCGCAGGCTTCAGGAGGCTGCCGCGTTTGAATTTTATTTTGTTTCGCCGGAAAATTGCGTGTTTTTTCTTTCATGGGGCGTGAATTTTGAGGAACGGCGTTTCCGTTTCGGGAATTTTTTTGGGAGTACTTTTTTCTTTTTTGTTGATAATTATTAATTTTTTCCTGCATATTTTGCTCTTTTTATGATTTTGCTATAAATAGTTTTTATTTTATTACAGTTAGTTACATAAATAATTTGCAAATGTGACTAATTTTACAAAAATGTAAAAATATTTTTTAAAATTTAACCTTTTTTATTGACAATGCCGTTTGAAGTGTGGCATATTCACCACACAGTCTACTGTATCTTTTTTGAGTTTTCAAAAAAAAGCAGCATTTTATGGGAGGATATATGTCCAAAGTATTTTTAAAGGGTGTGTTGACAGCTTTTTTGGGAGCTGTGTTGACTTGCGGTTCTGCTTTTGCCGCCGATACGATTAAAATCGGTGTTCCGGGCGCTCATTCCGGCGAACTTGCTTCTTATGGTTTACCAACGCTTAATGCTGTAAATCTCGTCGCTGACGAATACAACGCCAAGGGCGGCATTCTCGGCAAGCAAGTAGAAGTTATTGCTTTTGACGACGCTTGTAAAGCAGAAATTGCTACCAACGCCGCGACAAAACTTATTTCTGACGGTGTTGTCGGTGTTATCGGACATATTTGTTCCCCTGCCGGTAAAGCCGCAATGCCTTTATATAACAACGCCAAAGTGATTTCCATTTCAGGTTCCATCACCTCTCCCGCAATGACATTGAGCGGAGAAAACCCTTATTTCTTCCGTACCGTGGCTAACGACACCGCTTCCGCGATTGTCGGCGCAGGCTATGTCATCAACAATCTTAAAGCGAAGAAAGTCGCCATTCTTCATGACAACAGCGAATACGGCAAAGGTTATGCGGAACAGGCTGCCGATTACCTGAAGAAAAACAGCGATATCGAAATCGTTCTTTTTGAAGCTATCACTCCAGGTGCCGCCGATTATTCTTCCGTTATCCGCAAAGTGCGCCGTGTTGATGCGGACGTGTTGATGTGGGGCGGTTATTACCCTGAAGCTTCAAAACTTCTTTCCAATATGAACAGTTTGGATGCTGTTATTCCCATGATCGGTCCTGACGGATTGAAAGACTTGGGCTTTGTTGAATTGGCAGGCGCTGACGCCGAAAATGTTTACGCATCCGGTCCTACCGACACTTCTTCAAACCCCGTAAGCAAATACTATGCGGAAAAACATATGGCAAAATACGGCTCAACTCCCGGCGCATTTTTTGATAACGCCGTTTCAGCGGCTCTTGCGCTCATGAATGCCATTGAAAAAGCGGGAACAACCGATTCCGCCAAAGTGATTGACGCATTGCATAAAGAAGAAATTGAAACTGCTGTCGGTTCCATTCACTTTGACGAACATGGTGACGCTGTCGGTGTCGGCATGTCCATTTATCAAATCCAAAACGGTCAATATGTTGAAATGAAATAATTATTTTATAAAATTTTTATACGATGATTGTTCGGGCTTATTTCCTAAAAGGCTTTTGGGAAATAAGCCTATCCGTATCTAATAAGCCTAGCAATGAATAAAGTTGAACTATATGGATTGGCAGTATTTTTTAGAAATTTTGTTTAGCGGTCTGACTCGTGGAAGTATTTACGCCTTGATAGCTCTCGGATATACCATGGTTTACGGTATTATCGAGCTTATTAACTTCGCTCATGGTGAAATTTATATGCTTGGGGCGTTTACGGCTTTTATTGTAGCTGGAATTCTGGGCTCAATGGGATTTTCTGCCAGTGCGATTCTTGTTATTGCTGCTTTTGTCGCGATTATTTGGTGCGTGGCGTATGGCTACACCATGGAAAAAATCGCTTATAAGCCTCTTCGCGGACAATCCCGCTTGGCTCCTCTTATTTCCGCTATCGGTATGTCCATCTTTTTGCAAAACTATGTGCAGCTGGCGCAAACGGCGGAATTTTTACGTTTCCCCATCCGCATGCCCCGTGTTGAATTTTTGGATGTTCTTGGCGGAATTTTGCGTTCTTCCGATTTCGTAATTCTTGTGACAAGCGCTTTCATCATGGTCTGTCTTTCTGTTTTCATCCGTTATACGAAACTTGGCAAGGCTATGCGCGCCACAGCTCAAAATAGAAAAATGGCAATGCTTTTAGGCATTGATGCAGATAAAATCATTTCTTTAACGTTCATTGTCGGTTCCGGACTTGCCGCTCTCGGCGGTACGCTTATTGCGACCCATACCATGCAGGTGGGCTTCGGTATCGGTTTCATCGCCGGCATGAAAGCGTTCACCGCCGCTGTTTTGGGCGGTATCGGCTCAATTCCAGGAGCCATGCTTGGCGGGCTTGTTCTCGGTCTTGCCGAAAGCTTCACAACAGGGTATTTCGCAGGCGATTACGAAGATGTGCTCGCTTTTGTGTTGCTTGTCCTCATTTTGATTTTCCGTCCTTCCGGAATTCTTGGGAAAGCTAAAGTTCAAAAGGTTTAGGAGAAAATATGTTTACCCCGAAACGTCTTATCCGTTCTGCGTTGATCAGCATATGGTTTATGATTTTGGTCTTTCCTATCGTAGGAATTAGAATTATTAAACGCGCTCCTGAATTTTTTTACGACAGGGTCCTTGTCATCGGTGCTATCACTTTTGTGCTTGCCGTCTTATGGTCTTGGTATTTTGAAGTATACAAGGACAGGGATTTAAGCAAAGGGATTTCTTCGCAGGTTTCCCGAAAATTTTCCGCTTTGTCTGAAAAAATCACCAATGATAAGAATACCGCTTTAAAATTAATTCTTGTCCTTTTCATTGTGTTCATGATTTTGCCGGTGTTTACTTCGATGTATCAAACAACCGTGTATTCGCTTGCTTTTCTCTATGTCATGCTCGCCCTCGGACTGAATATTGTCGTGGGTATCGCGGGGCAGCTTGTGCTCGGTTATGCCGCCTTTTACGCTGTCGGTGCGTATACGTACGCCTTATTGAACCAATACCTCGGCTTGGGATTTTGGACATGTCTGCCCATAGCAGGCTTTATCACCGTTATCGCGGGCTTGCTTCTCGCTTTTCCGGTGCTCAGGCTCCGCGGGGACTATTTGGCGATTGTCACCTTGGGATTTGGTGAAATTGTAAGACTTTTGCTTATCAACTGGGCGAACTTCACAGGAGGAAACCGCGGAATTGCGAATATTCCAAGACCCGGTTTGTTCGGTTTGGAACTCAGCCCGGAAGCTTCCACGATTTATATTTATTATTTATGTCTTTTTGCCGCCATTATCACCATTATCATTGTGGCAAGGCTTATCAATTCCCGTGTGGGACTTGCGCTGCAAGCGTTGAGAGAAGATGAAATCGCCAGTGAGGCGATGGGAATCGACCTTCGGAAAATCAAACTCTCCGCTTTTGCTTTGGGTTCTTGCTGGGCAGGTTTTGCAGGGGTGCTTTTCGCCGCCCGAAATTCCTATATCAATCCTACCAGTTTTACGTTTATGGATTCCGCCATGATTTTAAGCATGGTTGTTTTAGGCGGTATGGGTTCCATTGTGGGAGTGGCGCTTGCAGCCCTTGTTTTGACGCTTTTGCCGGAATATTTGCGCGCTTTTTCAGAATACCGCATGCTTATTTTCGGTTTGCTCATGGTTACCATGATGGTATTCCGTCCGCAGGGCATTATTCCGCCTGCCAAGAGAAAATATTATCCAACTGCTTTGCAGAATGAAGAAAATAGTTGAGGATATTATGCATACTGATCAAAAACCGATTTTAGAAGTGAAGTCTTTATCCAAAAACTTTGGCGGGCTCCGTGCATTGAATGATGTGGATATGCATATTCTTCCTAAGGAAATAGTGGCATTAATCGGTCCCAACGGTGCCGGAAAGACAACGTTTTTCAACTGTGTGACAGGAATTTACGTCCCTACGGAAGGGGAAGTCTGGGCAGGCCGCGAAGGGCATGAGAATAAGAAATTGAATGGGATTGTTCCGCATGAAATCACCAAATACGGGCTTGCGAGAACGTTCCAAAACATTCGTTTGTTTTCTTCCATGACAGTGCTTGAAAATGTCATGGTCGGCAGGCACACGCGGACAAAAGCGGGTATTGTCAACGCAATTTTCAGAGGCGGCGCCTTTAAGAAAGAAGAACAGGATACGGTGGACAGGGGCTACGAGCTCTTGAAAGAAGTGGGGCTTGAAAAGCATTGGAAAGACGAAGCCTGCAATCTTCCTTACGGTGCGCAGCGCCGCTTGGAAATCGCCAGAGCTTTGGCGACAGAACCGTTCCTTTTGTTTTTGGACGAACCTGCCGCCGGCATGAACCCGCAGGAAACCGTGGAACTGAAAGAACTTGTTTTGCGTATCCGTGAAAAATTCAATCTTTCCATTTTATTGATAGAACACGATATGGGCATGGTCATGTCTTTATCCGACAGAATTTACGTCATGGAATACGGTTCCCGTATCGCAGCCGGAACGCCTGATGAGATACGCCATAATCCGCAAGTTATCCGTGCATATTTAGGAGAGTCAGAAGATGCTTGAGCTTAAAAATATTTTTACGTTTTACGGGAACATCCCTGCTCTTCGTGATGTAAGCTTAACTGTGAACGAAGGGGAAATCGTCAGTTTGATCGGCGCCAACGGCGCGGGCAAAAGCACGACGCTTATGACCATTTGCGGCGGTATCAGACCGAGAAGCGGCGAAATCTTCTATAATAAGAAACCTATCCATGTGCTGGCTCCCAATGAAATCGTAAAATTGGGCATAAGTCAGGTTCCGGAGGGACGGCTTATTTTTCCGGACCTTACCGTGCAGGAGAATTTGGAATTGGGCGCTTTTTTAAGAAATGACAAAGCGCAGATAAAAGAAGACATGGAATATATTTTTTCGCTTTTTCCTATCCTTGCCCAACGGTACAAGCAGGCGGGAGGCACGCTTTCAGGCGGTGAACAGCAAATGCTCGCCATTTCAAGGGCTCTTATGGGCAGACCGAAACTCCTTTTGCTTGACGAGCCTTCACTCGGCTTGGCGCCTATCATTATTCAGCAGATTTTTCAAATCATTCAGAGAATCAACAGCCGCGGCACAACGGTTTTCTTGGTGGAACAAAATGCGAACCAAGCTCTGAAAATCGCCGACAGGGCGTATGTGATGGAGAACTGCAAAATTGTCAAGGAAGATAAGGCGGATAATTTGTTAAAAGACGATTCTGTAAGAAAAGCCTATTTAGGTATGTGATATGGCAGGGCATATTCTTGTTGTTGACGATGAAGAAGGGGTGCGCTTTTCTCTCCGCGGAATACTGGAGGATGAAAATTACACTGTTTCGGAGGCCGATAGCGGAGAAAACGCCCTTTTGTTTTTGGAAAACAACCTTGTCGACCTTGTTTTTTTGGATATTTGGCTGACAGGCATTGACGGGCTTGAAACTCTCAAGCGTGCGAAAGAATTGTATCCGCAAATTCCTTTCATCATGATATCCGGGCATGGAAATGTGGAAACCGCCGTGCAGGCTTTACGTCTGGGCGCCCATGATTTTGTGGAAAAGCCGCTCAGTCTTGAAAAAATTCTGCTGAGTGTCCGCCATGCGCTTGAAATGAAAGAGCTTAAGCAGGAAAACAGCCTTTTGCGTCAAGCTGTGCATAATGACTATGAAGTTCCCATGGTTGCAAATTCAAAAGTCATGCGTGCTTTCATGCGTGATTTGATGAAAGTCGCCCCGACGGACGCATGGGTGTTGATTACCGGTGAAAACGGCACGGGCAAAGAACTTGCCGCGCGGACTTTGCATAGGAACAGCAAACAAAAAGACAGACCCTTCATTGCGGTGAATTGTGCCGCCATTCCGGAAGAACTCATCGAAAGCGAGCTTTTCGGGCATGAAAAGGGAGCGTTCACCGGTGCCGACTCCACAAAAATCGGCAAATTTGAATTAGCCAACAATGGAATTTTGTTCTTGGACGAAATCGGCGATATGAGCTTGAGGACACAGGCGAAAATTTTGCGTATTTTGCAGGAGCAGTGTTTCGAGCGCGTGGGCGGCACAAAAAATATCAAAGTGCAGGTACGCGTCATTGCGGCAACCAATAAGGATTTGGAGAAAGCCATTGCGGACGGCGAGTTCCGCCAAGACCTGTATTACCGTCTGCGGGTTTTTCCCTTATCTGTTCCGCCGCTTCGGGAGCGAAAAGAAGATATGCCGCTTCTCATAGAAACGCTTTTGCACGCGGTTGAAAAAAAATATTCCATGAAAGCCCCGGTTTTTACAAAAGAAGCGGTGCAGGTTTTGGAAGAATGGTCCTGGCCCGGAAATGTGCGCGAGCTTATGCATTTGCTTGAGCGTTTGACCGTGCTGTACAGCGGCAGGCAAGTGGATTATGTTTCACTTCCTTTGGAAATGCTTGAAAACGTGGGCAAAGGACAAACGGCGCAAAGAATGGAAGATGCCTTGGCAACGGATAAGACTTTGCAAAAAATGCTCGAGCTTGACTATAAAACGGCAAAATCAGCTTTTGAGGAATATTATTTGACCCGCAAGCTTGAGGAAGCGGGGGGAAATGTGAGCAGACTGTCGGAACTTATCGGGCTTGAGCGGAGCAATATCCATAAGAAATTGAAAAACATAAATGAATGAAGTATGGTATAATTGATAAAAGGTAGTGCTTGGTATGAAAACTATTGCAGAAATCAATGAAAGGATTAAGCAGGGCAGAGCCGTCGTATTGACGGCGGAGGAAATGACAAAAGCCGTCAAGGAAATGGGAGCGGAAAAAGCAGCAAAGGAAATCGATGTTGTCACTACGGGAACATTTTCTCCCATGTGTTCTTCCGGCATGCTTTTCAATATAGGGCAAACGGAAGCGCCGACTCTCCGCGCAAGCAAGATGTGGCTCAATGACGTGCCTTGCCATGCCGGGCTTGCCGCTGTCGACGGTTTTGTCGGGGCAACGGAAATGCGCGAGGGTGACCCGCTGAATCAGGTTTATCCCGGAGAATTTCACTATGGCGGAGCGCATGTCATTGAAGATTTAATTGCGGGACGGAAGGTGAAACTCCGCTGTGAAAGTTATACGACGGACTGTTATCCCAAAAAATCCTTTGAGCGCGAAATCACCATTCACGATTTGAAATATGCGCATATGCTCAATCCCCGCAACTGTTACCAAAATTATAATGTGGCGGTGAATGAGAACGCCCACAAGACGCTCTATACCTATATGGGGGCGCTGAAGCCGCACTTGCAGAACGCTAATTTTGCGACATCGGGCGAGCTTTCTCCGCTTTTCAACGACCCGTATTTTAAAACTATCGGTTTGGGCACCCGTATTTTCTTGGGCGGCGGAATCGGTTATGTCATCGGTTCAGGCACGCAGCATGTTCCAAATCCGAAGCGCACGGAAAAAGGCGTTCCCATGTCCGCTTCCGGAACGCTTATGGTGAAAGGCGATATGAAAGCCATGTCCGACAGGTATGTCAGAGCCCATTCTCTGTTCGGATACGGAGTAAGCCTCGCTGTCGGCATAGGTATTCCCATTCCCGTTTTAAATGCGGAAATAGCGCAATACACCGGTGTCGGCAACGAAGATATTTTGATGCCTGTAAAAGATTATTCCCTCGATTATCAAAACTGCAGTTCGCGTGTCAT
This window encodes:
- the ychF gene encoding redox-regulated ATPase YchF, with the protein product MALSIGIVGLPNVGKSTLFNALTKAQNAQAANYPFCTIEPNKATVSVPDKRLEALAELVNPQKIIHATVDFIDIAGLVKGASKGEGLGNQFLANIRECAAILHVVRCFEDENITHVDGSVNPLRDAETIETELIIADIQTVTRKIERLAKQVKADKEAGKSLEECKRLADFLNEGNKASQFDIPEHNEHFKQVWHELSLLTAKKMIYCANVDEEGLEEESAHVKALKEAAQKQGCEAVVVCANLEAELQGLSAEEQAEMLSSYGISESSLVNVVRTGYRTLGLCSYFTAGPQEVRAWTFKQGWKAPQCAGVIHTDFEKGFIRAEVISYADYVKFKSEAACRSAGVLRVEGKEYAVQDGDVMHFLFNV
- the ahbB gene encoding siroheme decarboxylase subunit beta encodes the protein MNFTEKERKVLSIVQSDLPDTLTPYADIAKEAGLCEEEVLALLQRLKEDGTIRRFGASIKHQKTGYNHNAMVAWKIDEDNVDGAAKYAAQSSRISHCYYRPSSAPDWQYTFFTMIHGRTMQECYDVVEELRQNTCLDEYAVLESIKELKKISMTYFDD
- the hemL gene encoding glutamate-1-semialdehyde 2,1-aminomutase, giving the protein MNIERSEELFAKANKLIPGGVNSPVRACRNVHCAPLFIESAKGSHIRTVDGMDFIDFIGSWGPMLLGHAHADVDKAVCEAAKRGTSYGAPTEIEVLLAEKVCKALPSCDMVRMVNSGTEATMSALRLARAVTGRNKLVKIIGGYHGHGDAFLASAGSGLATFSIPGTPGVPESTVQDTLLVPYNDLEAAKEIFEKYGNEIAAFFVEPCAGNMGLVLPVAGYLQGLRDLCTKYGALLVFDEVITGFRVSYQGAQGRFGVMPDLTTMGKIIGGGLPVGAYGGKAEYMQRIAPAGDVYQAGTLSGNPLAMAAGLATLDILEKADYAGLEQRVLAFVKELAGILEKKGLSVQYQHIASMFTLFFTDKPVRNFADVENASTAIFESYYKQMREMGIFLSPSAFETAMVSFAHTDDDFNKTLDCAKKLKF
- a CDS encoding YgiQ family radical SAM protein — protein: MQEKINNYQQKRKKYSQKNSRNGNAVPQNSRPMKEKTRNFPAKQNKIQTRQPPEACEKFLPLCREDMRLKGWDELDILLVSGDAYIDHPAFAAALLGRYLEHYGFKVGIITQPDWKDPAIIEKIQAMGRPRLFAGISAGAVDSMLAHYTAFRKKRHDDAYTPNGQCGARPNRAVTVYTSLIKQAFPYLPVIAGGIEASLRRLSHYDFWSDSLRKSILADAKLDLAVYGMGEKALLEIAVRLRDFYQKHPELSWDSPVLQKAKDKKPWQQVLKNIDGTCRIIKTEEIVRLPENTVILPSHDDILHSPKLLLEATLESEKHIHHADHCLVQAFDRDRAVLVEKPARRLGTEELDLLYALPFQRKAHPRYQGKIPAESMMKTSMTSHRGCGGGCSFCSLALHQGRKIASRSEKSLLDEARNIAGSKGFDGSISDIGGPSANMWQASCALEEKAKTQGKNFKCGRASCLTPDLCPHFLVDQEKHLALLRKVKKISNIKNVRIASGVRFDLALTQKKALESYAGEFTGGQLKVAPEHCSENVLKLMRKPGMDKFETFLQAFYGYCKKINKEQYVIPYLLSGFPGCTDENMRELASWLKERNWKPRQVQCFIPTPGTVATAMYYAECDSQGKTIFVAKTDAERLRQHGILMGTAIHPEDDSFYD
- a CDS encoding branched-chain amino acid ABC transporter substrate-binding protein gives rise to the protein MSKVFLKGVLTAFLGAVLTCGSAFAADTIKIGVPGAHSGELASYGLPTLNAVNLVADEYNAKGGILGKQVEVIAFDDACKAEIATNAATKLISDGVVGVIGHICSPAGKAAMPLYNNAKVISISGSITSPAMTLSGENPYFFRTVANDTASAIVGAGYVINNLKAKKVAILHDNSEYGKGYAEQAADYLKKNSDIEIVLFEAITPGAADYSSVIRKVRRVDADVLMWGGYYPEASKLLSNMNSLDAVIPMIGPDGLKDLGFVELAGADAENVYASGPTDTSSNPVSKYYAEKHMAKYGSTPGAFFDNAVSAALALMNAIEKAGTTDSAKVIDALHKEEIETAVGSIHFDEHGDAVGVGMSIYQIQNGQYVEMK
- a CDS encoding branched-chain amino acid ABC transporter permease, producing MDWQYFLEILFSGLTRGSIYALIALGYTMVYGIIELINFAHGEIYMLGAFTAFIVAGILGSMGFSASAILVIAAFVAIIWCVAYGYTMEKIAYKPLRGQSRLAPLISAIGMSIFLQNYVQLAQTAEFLRFPIRMPRVEFLDVLGGILRSSDFVILVTSAFIMVCLSVFIRYTKLGKAMRATAQNRKMAMLLGIDADKIISLTFIVGSGLAALGGTLIATHTMQVGFGIGFIAGMKAFTAAVLGGIGSIPGAMLGGLVLGLAESFTTGYFAGDYEDVLAFVLLVLILIFRPSGILGKAKVQKV